One stretch of Zingiber officinale cultivar Zhangliang chromosome 6B, Zo_v1.1, whole genome shotgun sequence DNA includes these proteins:
- the LOC121989083 gene encoding tobamovirus multiplication protein 2A-like isoform X1, with protein sequence MGGTRPFHCITYLVCGGICGRYLKLSSIYSKAELAAAAFIFFDHSWKDLIPDDKTGNFDIIYDFLDDNWKIAKWVALGTVILEGLAFLLALIVRAANSPVEYDSDDEYIAPRSSV encoded by the exons ATGGGTGGTACACGGCCATTTCACTGTATAACATATTTGGTATGCGGAGGCATATGTGGTCGTTATTTAAAACTTTCTAGCATATACAGTAAAG CTGAGTTGGCTGCTGCTGCTTTCATATTCTTCGACCATAGCTGGAAGGAT CTTATTCCTGATGATAAAACTGGGAACTTTGACATTATATATGATTTTTTGGATGATAATTGGAAGATAGCCAAGTGGGTTGCTCTTGGAACTGTCATATTAGAG GGTTTGGCATTTTTGTTGGCTCTTATAGTGAGAGCTGCAAACAGTCCTGTGGAATATGATAGCGACGATGAGTATATCGCTCCAAGATCTTCTGTCTGA
- the LOC121989083 gene encoding tobamovirus multiplication protein 2A-like isoform X2 — MVKYNIKLQAELAAAAFIFFDHSWKDLIPDDKTGNFDIIYDFLDDNWKIAKWVALGTVILEGLAFLLALIVRAANSPVEYDSDDEYIAPRSSV; from the exons CTGAGTTGGCTGCTGCTGCTTTCATATTCTTCGACCATAGCTGGAAGGAT CTTATTCCTGATGATAAAACTGGGAACTTTGACATTATATATGATTTTTTGGATGATAATTGGAAGATAGCCAAGTGGGTTGCTCTTGGAACTGTCATATTAGAG GGTTTGGCATTTTTGTTGGCTCTTATAGTGAGAGCTGCAAACAGTCCTGTGGAATATGATAGCGACGATGAGTATATCGCTCCAAGATCTTCTGTCTGA
- the LOC121989085 gene encoding pentatricopeptide repeat-containing protein At4g02750-like isoform X2 yields MLRKQTLVLRSTFHPCKCVKVQSCNTYSLQTTDTNVGSYSSPDPPPPPQDIISLNKLISARSKAGDLISAQWLFDNMPQRDVVSWNSIMSGYAQHERYDKVLKTFSGIGDDGLVPNHTSICTALSACANIRALAQGKQIHGISTKTCSSCNVFVGTSLITMYSKCGDYECLIQAFNEIDRPSVSSWNALVSAMIHGYILIKKISKALELFKLMPVKNSVTWSVIVGGLASNGMYEEAIKQFVRMIDHGFQSSAASVINVISATSGLKNVKQGRKFHGHVIKVGLHCYESIEASLIAMYLRCLSIEEAILEFRKMRSNFVGSCNTLLQGFINNDKVDEARIFFNDMKQRDKISWNLMINGYLKNKRMDAAFELYSKMHEPTVEASTAIMLSFIQDGHLHEAQNLFNMMPELDAVAYTTLMYGYLEYGSLQKAMELFTKMPEHNVATYNMMISGLLKHGEITKAYDMFNQCPRHNSSSWDNLITGFVQNNLLVEAFLLYKKMLLSGISPSELVTTALLCASSKLAIVIHGLQIHAVAIKLGHESCLVVGNSLINMYCRFGDVLTAKSIFEQMTEHDVVTWNTMIYGYAFSVSGENAMKLFDDMRTNNVAPDSVTFLGILTACNHMCLFDRAQYYFNLMTQEYRIMPDVAHYACMIDLLCRMGMVEQAERLISSMPFQPDPKIWTSLLCGCRINCNIRLATHAANELLSWDPKNQMPFLHLINVYGSAGRWDDLETLRKQMDRSKFYKPQGCSWI; encoded by the exons ATGCTTCGTAAGCAAACTCTTGTCCTCAGATCCACCTTCCACCCTTGCAAATGCGTCAAAGTGCAATCTTGCAACACATATTCTTTGCAGACGACCGATACTAATGTCGGTTCTTACTCCTCTCCTGACCCCCCGCCGCCGCCGCAAGATATAATTTCGCTGAACAAACTGATCAGCGCACGCTCGAAAGCAGGTGATTTGATTTCCGCGCAGTGGCTGTTCGACAATATGCCCCAACGAGATGTGGTTTCATGGAATTCCATCATGTCTGGTTACGCCCAACACGAACGGTATGACAAGGTGCTGAAGACTTTTTCGGGCATTGGTGATGATGGCTTGGTGCCTAACCATACTTCTATCTGCACTGCGTTGTCAGCTTGTGCTAATATCCGAGCTTTGGCTCAGGGAAAGCAGATACATGGGATTTCGACCAAAACATGTTCTTCGTGTAATGTGTTTGTCGGCACTTCTCTGATCACCATGTACTCGAAATGTGGTGATTATGAATGTTTGATCCAGGCCTTCAACGAAATAGATCGTCCAAGTGTCTCATCTTGGAATGCTTTGGTCTCAG CAATGATTCATGGATATATTTTGATCAAGAAAATAAGCAAAGCGCTAGAGTTGTTCAAGTTGATGCCCGTCAAGAATTCAGTAACTTGGTCAGTAATTGTAGGGGGTTTGGCTAGTAATGGAATGTATGAAGAGGCAATTAAACAATTCGTTAGAATGATTGATCATGGATTCCAATCTAGTGCTGCTAGTGTTATTAATGTCATCAGTGCCACATCTGGATTAAAAAATGtcaaacaaggaagaaaatttcatGGCCATGTAATCAAAGTTGGACTTCATTGTTATGAGAGCATTGAAGCCTCGTTGATTGCAATGTATTTAAGATGCTTGAGCATAGAAGAAGCAATCTTGGAGTTTAGGAAGATGAGGAGCAATTTTGTTGGTTCATGTAACACCTTATTACAGGGTTTCATAAACAATGATAAGGTTGATGAGGCAAGGATATTTTTTAATGATATGAAACAACGAGACAAGATCTCATGGAATTTGATGATCAATGGTTACTTAAAAAATAAGAGAATGGATGCTGCCTTTGAGTTGTATTCAAAGATGCACGAACCTACTGTTGAGGCAAGTACTGCTATAATGCTGAGCTTCATACAAGATGGACATCTGCATGAAGCACAGAATTTATTCAACATGATGCCTGAGTTGGATGCAGTAGCATACACTACTTTGATGTATGGTTATCTAGAATATGGTTCACTTCAAAAAGCCATGGAACTTTTCACAAAGATGCCTGAACATAATGTTGCAACCTATAATATGATGATTTCTGGCTTGTTGAAGCATGGGGAGATAACTAAAGCTTATGATATGTTCAATCAATGCCCTAGACACAATTCTTCTTCATGGGATAATTTGATAACTGGGTTTGTCCAAAATAATTTGCTAGTTGAGGCTTTTCTGCTTTACAAGAAGATGCTACTATCTGGTATAAGCCCTTCAGAATTGGTGACTACTGCCCTTCTCTGTGCTTCATCCAAGCTAGCTATAGTGATTCATGGATTGCAGATTCATGCTGTTGCCATTAAACTTGGTCATGAATCATGCTTGGTGGTTGGCAATTCCCTAATAAATATGTACTGCAGATTTGGAGATGTATTGACAGCTAAATCAATTTTTGAGCAAATGACAGAGCATGATGTGGTGACATGGAATACAATGATTTATGGATACGCATTTAGTGTTTCTGGTGAGAATGCTATGAAATTGTTTGATGATATGAGAACTAACAATGTAGCTCCTGACTCCGTCACCTTCCTTGGCATATTGACTGCTTGCAATCATATGTGTTTGTTTGACAGAGCTCAGTACTACTTCAATTTAATGACACAGGAATACAGAATCATGCCTGATGTAGCACATTACGCTTGTATGATTGATCTTTTATGTCGGATGGGTATGGTGGAGCAAGCTGAAAGGCTAATCTCTTCGATGCCCTTTCAACCTGATCCAAAGATCTGGACTTCACTTTTGTGTGGTTGCAGAATAAACTGTAACATTAGATTGGCAACACATGCAGCAAACGAGCTATTATCATGGGATCCAAAGAACCAAATGCCTTTTTTACATCTTATAAATGTGTATGGATCAGCTGGCAGATGGGATGATTTAGAAACCTTGAGGAAACAGATGGATCGTTCAAAATTTTACAAGCCACAAGGTTGCAGCTGGATTTGA
- the LOC121989085 gene encoding pentatricopeptide repeat-containing protein At4g02750-like isoform X1 gives MLRKQTLVLRSTFHPCKCVKVQSCNTYSLQTTDTNVGSYSSPDPPPPPQDIISLNKLISARSKAGDLISAQWLFDNMPQRDVVSWNSIMSGYAQHERYDKVLKTFSGIGDDGLVPNHTSICTALSACANIRALAQGKQIHGISTKTCSSCNVFVGTSLITMYSKCGDYECLIQAFNEIDRPSVSSWNALVSGFVLNLLVDYARQIFDRMPVRNVVSWTAMIHGYILIKKISKALELFKLMPVKNSVTWSVIVGGLASNGMYEEAIKQFVRMIDHGFQSSAASVINVISATSGLKNVKQGRKFHGHVIKVGLHCYESIEASLIAMYLRCLSIEEAILEFRKMRSNFVGSCNTLLQGFINNDKVDEARIFFNDMKQRDKISWNLMINGYLKNKRMDAAFELYSKMHEPTVEASTAIMLSFIQDGHLHEAQNLFNMMPELDAVAYTTLMYGYLEYGSLQKAMELFTKMPEHNVATYNMMISGLLKHGEITKAYDMFNQCPRHNSSSWDNLITGFVQNNLLVEAFLLYKKMLLSGISPSELVTTALLCASSKLAIVIHGLQIHAVAIKLGHESCLVVGNSLINMYCRFGDVLTAKSIFEQMTEHDVVTWNTMIYGYAFSVSGENAMKLFDDMRTNNVAPDSVTFLGILTACNHMCLFDRAQYYFNLMTQEYRIMPDVAHYACMIDLLCRMGMVEQAERLISSMPFQPDPKIWTSLLCGCRINCNIRLATHAANELLSWDPKNQMPFLHLINVYGSAGRWDDLETLRKQMDRSKFYKPQGCSWI, from the coding sequence ATGCTTCGTAAGCAAACTCTTGTCCTCAGATCCACCTTCCACCCTTGCAAATGCGTCAAAGTGCAATCTTGCAACACATATTCTTTGCAGACGACCGATACTAATGTCGGTTCTTACTCCTCTCCTGACCCCCCGCCGCCGCCGCAAGATATAATTTCGCTGAACAAACTGATCAGCGCACGCTCGAAAGCAGGTGATTTGATTTCCGCGCAGTGGCTGTTCGACAATATGCCCCAACGAGATGTGGTTTCATGGAATTCCATCATGTCTGGTTACGCCCAACACGAACGGTATGACAAGGTGCTGAAGACTTTTTCGGGCATTGGTGATGATGGCTTGGTGCCTAACCATACTTCTATCTGCACTGCGTTGTCAGCTTGTGCTAATATCCGAGCTTTGGCTCAGGGAAAGCAGATACATGGGATTTCGACCAAAACATGTTCTTCGTGTAATGTGTTTGTCGGCACTTCTCTGATCACCATGTACTCGAAATGTGGTGATTATGAATGTTTGATCCAGGCCTTCAACGAAATAGATCGTCCAAGTGTCTCATCTTGGAATGCTTTGGTCTCAGGTTTTGTTCTAAACCTTCTGGTCGATTATGCACGCCAGATATTTGATAGAATGCCTGTTCGTAATGTTGTTTCTTGGACAGCAATGATTCATGGATATATTTTGATCAAGAAAATAAGCAAAGCGCTAGAGTTGTTCAAGTTGATGCCCGTCAAGAATTCAGTAACTTGGTCAGTAATTGTAGGGGGTTTGGCTAGTAATGGAATGTATGAAGAGGCAATTAAACAATTCGTTAGAATGATTGATCATGGATTCCAATCTAGTGCTGCTAGTGTTATTAATGTCATCAGTGCCACATCTGGATTAAAAAATGtcaaacaaggaagaaaatttcatGGCCATGTAATCAAAGTTGGACTTCATTGTTATGAGAGCATTGAAGCCTCGTTGATTGCAATGTATTTAAGATGCTTGAGCATAGAAGAAGCAATCTTGGAGTTTAGGAAGATGAGGAGCAATTTTGTTGGTTCATGTAACACCTTATTACAGGGTTTCATAAACAATGATAAGGTTGATGAGGCAAGGATATTTTTTAATGATATGAAACAACGAGACAAGATCTCATGGAATTTGATGATCAATGGTTACTTAAAAAATAAGAGAATGGATGCTGCCTTTGAGTTGTATTCAAAGATGCACGAACCTACTGTTGAGGCAAGTACTGCTATAATGCTGAGCTTCATACAAGATGGACATCTGCATGAAGCACAGAATTTATTCAACATGATGCCTGAGTTGGATGCAGTAGCATACACTACTTTGATGTATGGTTATCTAGAATATGGTTCACTTCAAAAAGCCATGGAACTTTTCACAAAGATGCCTGAACATAATGTTGCAACCTATAATATGATGATTTCTGGCTTGTTGAAGCATGGGGAGATAACTAAAGCTTATGATATGTTCAATCAATGCCCTAGACACAATTCTTCTTCATGGGATAATTTGATAACTGGGTTTGTCCAAAATAATTTGCTAGTTGAGGCTTTTCTGCTTTACAAGAAGATGCTACTATCTGGTATAAGCCCTTCAGAATTGGTGACTACTGCCCTTCTCTGTGCTTCATCCAAGCTAGCTATAGTGATTCATGGATTGCAGATTCATGCTGTTGCCATTAAACTTGGTCATGAATCATGCTTGGTGGTTGGCAATTCCCTAATAAATATGTACTGCAGATTTGGAGATGTATTGACAGCTAAATCAATTTTTGAGCAAATGACAGAGCATGATGTGGTGACATGGAATACAATGATTTATGGATACGCATTTAGTGTTTCTGGTGAGAATGCTATGAAATTGTTTGATGATATGAGAACTAACAATGTAGCTCCTGACTCCGTCACCTTCCTTGGCATATTGACTGCTTGCAATCATATGTGTTTGTTTGACAGAGCTCAGTACTACTTCAATTTAATGACACAGGAATACAGAATCATGCCTGATGTAGCACATTACGCTTGTATGATTGATCTTTTATGTCGGATGGGTATGGTGGAGCAAGCTGAAAGGCTAATCTCTTCGATGCCCTTTCAACCTGATCCAAAGATCTGGACTTCACTTTTGTGTGGTTGCAGAATAAACTGTAACATTAGATTGGCAACACATGCAGCAAACGAGCTATTATCATGGGATCCAAAGAACCAAATGCCTTTTTTACATCTTATAAATGTGTATGGATCAGCTGGCAGATGGGATGATTTAGAAACCTTGAGGAAACAGATGGATCGTTCAAAATTTTACAAGCCACAAGGTTGCAGCTGGATTTGA
- the LOC121989085 gene encoding pentatricopeptide repeat-containing protein At4g02750-like isoform X3, which produces MWFHGIPSCLVTPNTNACANIRALAQGKQIHGISTKTCSSCNVFVGTSLITMYSKCGDYECLIQAFNEIDRPSVSSWNALVSGFVLNLLVDYARQIFDRMPVRNVVSWTAMIHGYILIKKISKALELFKLMPVKNSVTWSVIVGGLASNGMYEEAIKQFVRMIDHGFQSSAASVINVISATSGLKNVKQGRKFHGHVIKVGLHCYESIEASLIAMYLRCLSIEEAILEFRKMRSNFVGSCNTLLQGFINNDKVDEARIFFNDMKQRDKISWNLMINGYLKNKRMDAAFELYSKMHEPTVEASTAIMLSFIQDGHLHEAQNLFNMMPELDAVAYTTLMYGYLEYGSLQKAMELFTKMPEHNVATYNMMISGLLKHGEITKAYDMFNQCPRHNSSSWDNLITGFVQNNLLVEAFLLYKKMLLSGISPSELVTTALLCASSKLAIVIHGLQIHAVAIKLGHESCLVVGNSLINMYCRFGDVLTAKSIFEQMTEHDVVTWNTMIYGYAFSVSGENAMKLFDDMRTNNVAPDSVTFLGILTACNHMCLFDRAQYYFNLMTQEYRIMPDVAHYACMIDLLCRMGMVEQAERLISSMPFQPDPKIWTSLLCGCRINCNIRLATHAANELLSWDPKNQMPFLHLINVYGSAGRWDDLETLRKQMDRSKFYKPQGCSWI; this is translated from the exons ATGTGGTTTCATGGAATTCCATCATGTCTGGTTACGCCCAACACGAACG CTTGTGCTAATATCCGAGCTTTGGCTCAGGGAAAGCAGATACATGGGATTTCGACCAAAACATGTTCTTCGTGTAATGTGTTTGTCGGCACTTCTCTGATCACCATGTACTCGAAATGTGGTGATTATGAATGTTTGATCCAGGCCTTCAACGAAATAGATCGTCCAAGTGTCTCATCTTGGAATGCTTTGGTCTCAGGTTTTGTTCTAAACCTTCTGGTCGATTATGCACGCCAGATATTTGATAGAATGCCTGTTCGTAATGTTGTTTCTTGGACAGCAATGATTCATGGATATATTTTGATCAAGAAAATAAGCAAAGCGCTAGAGTTGTTCAAGTTGATGCCCGTCAAGAATTCAGTAACTTGGTCAGTAATTGTAGGGGGTTTGGCTAGTAATGGAATGTATGAAGAGGCAATTAAACAATTCGTTAGAATGATTGATCATGGATTCCAATCTAGTGCTGCTAGTGTTATTAATGTCATCAGTGCCACATCTGGATTAAAAAATGtcaaacaaggaagaaaatttcatGGCCATGTAATCAAAGTTGGACTTCATTGTTATGAGAGCATTGAAGCCTCGTTGATTGCAATGTATTTAAGATGCTTGAGCATAGAAGAAGCAATCTTGGAGTTTAGGAAGATGAGGAGCAATTTTGTTGGTTCATGTAACACCTTATTACAGGGTTTCATAAACAATGATAAGGTTGATGAGGCAAGGATATTTTTTAATGATATGAAACAACGAGACAAGATCTCATGGAATTTGATGATCAATGGTTACTTAAAAAATAAGAGAATGGATGCTGCCTTTGAGTTGTATTCAAAGATGCACGAACCTACTGTTGAGGCAAGTACTGCTATAATGCTGAGCTTCATACAAGATGGACATCTGCATGAAGCACAGAATTTATTCAACATGATGCCTGAGTTGGATGCAGTAGCATACACTACTTTGATGTATGGTTATCTAGAATATGGTTCACTTCAAAAAGCCATGGAACTTTTCACAAAGATGCCTGAACATAATGTTGCAACCTATAATATGATGATTTCTGGCTTGTTGAAGCATGGGGAGATAACTAAAGCTTATGATATGTTCAATCAATGCCCTAGACACAATTCTTCTTCATGGGATAATTTGATAACTGGGTTTGTCCAAAATAATTTGCTAGTTGAGGCTTTTCTGCTTTACAAGAAGATGCTACTATCTGGTATAAGCCCTTCAGAATTGGTGACTACTGCCCTTCTCTGTGCTTCATCCAAGCTAGCTATAGTGATTCATGGATTGCAGATTCATGCTGTTGCCATTAAACTTGGTCATGAATCATGCTTGGTGGTTGGCAATTCCCTAATAAATATGTACTGCAGATTTGGAGATGTATTGACAGCTAAATCAATTTTTGAGCAAATGACAGAGCATGATGTGGTGACATGGAATACAATGATTTATGGATACGCATTTAGTGTTTCTGGTGAGAATGCTATGAAATTGTTTGATGATATGAGAACTAACAATGTAGCTCCTGACTCCGTCACCTTCCTTGGCATATTGACTGCTTGCAATCATATGTGTTTGTTTGACAGAGCTCAGTACTACTTCAATTTAATGACACAGGAATACAGAATCATGCCTGATGTAGCACATTACGCTTGTATGATTGATCTTTTATGTCGGATGGGTATGGTGGAGCAAGCTGAAAGGCTAATCTCTTCGATGCCCTTTCAACCTGATCCAAAGATCTGGACTTCACTTTTGTGTGGTTGCAGAATAAACTGTAACATTAGATTGGCAACACATGCAGCAAACGAGCTATTATCATGGGATCCAAAGAACCAAATGCCTTTTTTACATCTTATAAATGTGTATGGATCAGCTGGCAGATGGGATGATTTAGAAACCTTGAGGAAACAGATGGATCGTTCAAAATTTTACAAGCCACAAGGTTGCAGCTGGATTTGA
- the LOC121989086 gene encoding brassinosteroid-responsive RING protein 1-like: MGVPAAFHDALPPKFVCHIILLLGYVRRIICRGFEAVGLGDLLEHDDAPWPDSAQLGTRRQESPRFWSPSALLIQEALPVVRYEEIATAAEGKYVGGGCAVCLYEFEAAEEVRRLSNCRHVFHRGCLDRWLEHEQCTCPLCRTPLLPEEMRGALDGSMWAAAAAVPDSYYDDLDDFYSSPADSQSSTMLLLHQQQPFSAY, from the coding sequence ATGGGGGTCCCGGCCGCCTTCCACGACGCGCTGCCGCCGAAGTTCGTCTGCCATATCATTTTACTCCTCGGGTACGTCCGCCGGATCATCTGCCGGGGCTTCGAAGCCGTCGGCCTCGGCGACCTGCTCGAGCACGACGACGCCCCCTGGCCTGATTCCGCTCAGCTCGGGACGCGGCGCCAGGAGTCGCCGCGGTTCTGGTCGCCGTCGGCGCTGCTGATCCAGGAGGCGCTCCCGGTGGTGCGGTACGAGGAGATAGCGACGGCGGCGGAGGGGAAGTACGTAGGCGGCGGATGCGCGGTCTGCCTGTACGAGTTCGAGGCGGCGGAGGAGGTCCGGCGGTTGAGTAACTGCCGCCACGTCTTCCACCGCGGCTGCCTGGACCGGTGGCTGGAGCACGAGCAGTGCACGTGCCCGCTGTGCCGCACGCCGCTGCTGCCGGAGGAGATGCGGGGCGCGCTAGATGGCTCAATGTGGGCTGCCGCCGCCGCGGTCCCGGACTCGTACTACGACGACCTCGACGACTTCTACTCCTCCCCCGCTGACTCGCAGAGCTCCACCATGCTTCTCCTCCATCAACAACAGCCTTTTTCTGCTTATTAA